The Coriobacteriia bacterium DNA segment CAGGAGTCCATCTTCTTTAACGTCCGCCTTCCGCGCATCTTGCTCGCTCTTATGGTGGGCTGCTCGCTGGCTGCAGCGGGTGCTGCGTTCCAGGGCACGTTCCAGAACCCGCTCGTCTCGCCGGACATCCTGGGCGCCTCGCAAGGCGCGGCGTTTGGCGCGGCCGTCTCAATCCTGCTGGGCATGTCATCATTTATGGTGTCTGCCAGCGCCTTTGTTGTCTCGCTCATCACGGTGGCGCTCGTCGTCGTCATATCCATGCGGGCGCGCGGCAACCAGATACTCGTCGTTGTGCTGGCCGGTGTCATGGTGAGCTCGCTGTTCTCCGCGGGCGTCTCGTACACAAAGCTCATCGCCGATCCCAATGACACATTGCCCGCCATTACGTACTGGCTTATGGGCAGCGTGGCCAGCGCGACGATGGACGATGTGAGACTGGCTGCCATTCCCATGGCCCTCGGCCTTGCGGTGCTGTTCCTGCTTCGCTGGCGCATCAACATTCTGACGATGGGCGACGACGAGGCTTCAACGATGGGCGTCAACGCGCGCCGAACGCGCGCCGTCATCATGGTGGCCGCCACACTTGTCACGGCGTCGAGCGTGGCCGTGACCGGCATGATTGGCTGGGTTGGCCTCGTCATCCCTCACTTGGCACGCATGCTCGTGGGTTTTGACTATCGCAAGTTGCTGCCGACAAGCATGATCGTCGGCGCGGGCTTTCTGCTGCTCGTCGACGACATCGCGCGCCTCGCTGCCACGATGGAGATCCCCATCGGCATCCTGACCGCTTTTGTGGGCGCCCCCTTCTTCGTGTACCTCATAACGCGGGGGAGGAAGCAGTC contains these protein-coding regions:
- a CDS encoding iron ABC transporter permease, with the translated sequence MRMSGGGEHRRWSDGREWLVIAVLAVVVFALAGVSLVLGQFPIEPADALRMIAHKVAPGLVEPTWTTQQESIFFNVRLPRILLALMVGCSLAAAGAAFQGTFQNPLVSPDILGASQGAAFGAAVSILLGMSSFMVSASAFVVSLITVALVVVISMRARGNQILVVVLAGVMVSSLFSAGVSYTKLIADPNDTLPAITYWLMGSVASATMDDVRLAAIPMALGLAVLFLLRWRINILTMGDDEASTMGVNARRTRAVIMVAATLVTASSVAVTGMIGWVGLVIPHLARMLVGFDYRKLLPTSMIVGAGFLLLVDDIARLAATMEIPIGILTAFVGAPFFVYLITRGRKQS